A stretch of Besnoitia besnoiti strain Bb-Ger1 chromosome V, whole genome shotgun sequence DNA encodes these proteins:
- a CDS encoding hypothetical protein (encoded by transcript BESB_063730), with protein MAAPPTQLAHLPVTSACALLRSSAACSFARCCAASTREARGCASAALSETAAPRRRAEASCCPASSAGSRGLGSRASGAGGLRALPSQRPPALTLAAVLHSSPGGAGRQLGSKGPALAAGGWQRRFSSRAPAPAAEGVESPTAGKDKGLRVADEEAQKELDKQAVAAALVATGADPFVAMSAADEVTAAGGLGEAINERLIALYDKGDEGAAKRNKTYHPFVRPVEGVERRLFALESERLLSDSLLTAISPARSAKYCVPLPNEHRAAVPLFFYNHFGKHRQYSSTAWKFVHLILERTEADHLHAAFNIPGGFNGRFYFFMLHLWILHKRLVLGVNHCMQAEKQRKQFLAHRRRLRESSPGASGRGPRAALEASHSPGEADVPHLVLVSSSVLATHSLTARSERSWSQTAVAQGWQAEGSSAGGSEESAQTRAATEHAPQPGDSEQGRRESQPSQPSDSVCAWDPRREEEEYLTRGHPFLVDEEKVVEGEMVDAELFKLTWDVIKDWLLQKHVPEARFEFELRNCQEYAFGFFAGLDEALTDDEIYASRIKEVLWGNLYSGRISFSNPHLNLLTKYLIRQLTHVMRIHKAYFYKASFTWADFPMSADFPAPRIVPPLAQRVQYGGYTPSVAGAPPSPKAIGGRPMPKQLADGCSGSTLSRLLNRLKSKVLSGAPAAKRAESS; from the exons ATGGCCGCACCTCCCACGCAGCTGGCGCATCTGCCAGTGACCTCAGCTTGCGCATTGCTGCGATCCAGTGCCGCATGCAGTtttgcgcgctgctgcgcagcgtcCACGAGGGAAGCcagaggctgcgcctcggccgcgctCTCCGAAACGGctgctccgcgccgccgcgcggaagcaTCGTGCTgccccgcgtcctctgccgGCTCCCGCGgtctcggctcgcgcgcgagtggcgctggcggcctccgcgccctgccctcgcagcgtccgccggcgctcaCGTTGGCAGCGGTCCTCCATTCGAGCCCCGGGGGCGCGGGCAGGCAGCTTGGGTCGAAGGGGCCTGCGCTGGCAGCTGGCGGctggcagcggcgcttcagctcgcgggcgccggcgccggcagcggagggcgtCGAGTCGCCAACCGCCGGGAAGGACAagggcctgcgcgtcgccgacgaagaagcgcagaagGAGCTGGACAAACAagcggtggcggcggcgctcgtcgctACTGGCGCAGATCCCTTCGTGGCGATgagcgctgcagacgaggtcactgccgcgggcggcttGGGAGAAGCCATCAACGAACGCCTCATCGCGCTGTATGACAAaggggacgaaggcgccgcaaAGAGAAACAAAACGTACCATCCA TTCGTGAGGCCCGTCGAAGGCGTTGAGCGCCGCCTGTTCGCGCTCGAGTCGGAGCGTCTTCTGTCCGACTCGCTGCTGACTGCcatctcgccggcgcgctccgCCAAGTACTGCGTTCCTCTCCCCAACGAACACAGAGCCGCagttcctctcttcttctacAATCATTTCGG GAAGCACCGGCAGTATTCGAGCACCGCGTGGAAGTTCGTTCATTTGATCTTGGAGAGGACGGAAGCGGACCACCTCCACGCGGCGTTCAACATCCCTGGCGGCTTCAACGGGCGGTTTTACTTCTTCATGCTGCATCTGTGGATTTTGCACAAACGCCTCGTTCTGGGAGTGAACCATTGCATGCaggcagagaagcagcgcaAACAGTTTCTCGCGcatcggcggcggctccgggAGAGTTCGcccggcgccagcggccgcggccctcgcgcggcgctggaggcctcgCATTCTCCTGGTGAGGCTGACGTCCCCCACCTTGTGCTAGTTTCGTCTTCCGTTCTCGCTACACACTCGCTCACCGCGCGTTCGGAGCGATCCTGGAGCCAGACGGCGGTTGCTCAGGGGTGGCAGGCGGAAGGCTCGAGTGCGGGCGGCTCAGAAGAGagcgcgcagacacgcgccgccacagagcacgcgccgcagccaggcgacagcgagcaagggcggcgcgagagtcAGCCCAGTCAGCCCAGCGACTCCGTTTGCGCGTGGGATCCACgacgagaagaggaggaataTCTCACGCGAGGCCATCCGTTCCTCGTGGATGAGGAGAAGGTCGTAGAAGGAGAAATGGTCGACGCAGAGCTCTTCAAACTCACTTGGGACGTCATCAAAGACTGGCTTCTGCAAAAGCAC GTCCCAGAGGCGCGGTTCGAGTTTGAGCTCCGCAACTGCCAGGAGTACGCCTTTGGT TTTTTCGCTGGGCTTGATGAGGCGCTGACCGATGACGAGATCTACGCATCGAGGATCAAAGAAGTTCTCTGGGG AAACTTGTACAGCGGCCGAATCAGCTTTTCGAATCCGCACCTGAACCTGCTGACGAAATATCTAATCCGGCAGCTAACGCACGTGATGCGGATACACAAGGCGTATTTCTACAAGGCTTCGTTTACCTG GGCCGATTTCCCCATGTCGGCCGACTTTCCGGCGCCACGCATCGTACCTCCCCTCGCCCAGCGCGTGCAGTACGGCGGCTACACTCCGTCGGTCGCAGGAGCGCCTCCGAGCCCCAAGGCCATTGGCGGGCGCCCTATGCCCAAGCAGCTGGCTGATGGCTGCTCTGGAAGTACCCTGTCAAGGCTTCTGAACCGTCTAAAGAGCAAAGTACTCTCTGGTGCGCCGGCCGCGAAGCGAGCCGAGAGTTCGTAG
- a CDS encoding hypothetical protein (encoded by transcript BESB_063740), which translates to MLSDLHRLEVEEIIPYELKQQKLASQPGGTVS; encoded by the coding sequence ATGCTCTCCGATCTTCATCGGCTGGAGGTTGAGGAAATCATTCCCTACGAGCTCAAGCAGCAGAAACTAGCGTCGCAGCCAGGCGGAACTGTATCCTGA
- a CDS encoding hypothetical protein (encoded by transcript BESB_063750): METSALGHSPAAVLRPKAARASEGPSFGGRSAVQPGCRHRDTVFSGRLSRQHPCTAQTSLGATKAGGRPAGTPGRRSRWGMTDQRREVWNKRFAARIRYYLQDYFARRGAEVFARGRGSFMAPRSYNRLRRGAREPEDSVDSEYDVLFAQREAQALDREWRDAQGDEEMFSAFPQQDGQTVTSNSLQPAVDGRVPEASSGHGGRGSDTRGACESPKSFVDAAFQRPLGGSGRLAAVHAPPTHATDAAPTTIASQGEGHGLGAEGEEWIADESTGYDFARVDSVDGYLKCCVDVGDVLLNQNASVAKVYVSVDGDDHVQRLVSATRNLRFPPFVAPTDFLENVEQLQMALVDCPVSASFAPRLETWLAGMKLPLSQSA, encoded by the exons ATGGAGACGAGTGCACTGGGCCACTCACCTGCCGCAGTGCTGCGGCCGAAGGCAGCACGCGCCTCCGAGGGCCCCAGCTTCGGGGGGCGCTCTGCTGTGCAGCCGGGTtgcagacacagagacacgGTTTTCTCcgggcgtctctcgcgtcaGCACCCCTGCACTGCCCAGACGAGCTTGGGAGCGACGAAAGCTGGCGGCCGACCGGCGGGTACACCTGGGCGACGGAGCCGATGGGGCATGACAGACCAGCGACGCGAGGTGTGGAACAAGCGGTTCGCGGCACGAATCCGATACTATCTGCAGGACTACTTTGCGCGAAGAG gcgccgaggttttcgcgcgaggccgagggTCCTTCATGGCACCCCGCTCGTACAACCGTCTTCGGcgaggagcgcgagagcCTGAAGACTCCGTCGACTCCGAGTACGACGTCTTGTTTGCGCAAcgcgaagcgcaggcgctcgacCGGGAatggagagacgcgcagggtGACGAGGAGATGTTTTCCGCTTTTCCGCAGCAGGACGGGCAGACCGTCACCTCGAACTCCCTGCAGCCTGCAGTAGATGGGCGCGTCCCGGAAGCCTCCTCAGGGCatggaggccgcggcagcgacacGAGGGGCGCTTGTGAATCGCCGAAAAGTTTCGTCGACGCGGCTTTTCAGAGACCACTAGGCGGTAgtgggcgcctcgcggccgtgcACGCCCCCCCGACACACGCgaccgacgccgcgcctACCACTATCGCCTCGCAGGGAGAAGGGCACGGACTGGGCGCTGAAGGAGAGGAATGGATTGCAGACGAGAGCACCGGCTACGACTTTGCGCGCGTTGACAGCGTGGATGGATACCTGAAGTGCTGCGTCGATGTCGGCGACGTGCTGCTCAATCAAAATGCCTCCGTCGCCAAAGTGTACGTTTccgtcgacggcgacgaccaCGTCCAGAGGCTTGTGAGTGCCACCAGAAATCTGCGTTTTCCACCGTTCGTGGCACCAACCGATTTCCTCGAGAACgtcgagcagctgcagatggCGCTCGTGGATTGTCCTGTGTCTGCTtcgttcgcgccgcgcctcgagacCTGGTTGGCGGGAATGAAACTGCCTTTATCGCAAAGCGCCTGA
- a CDS encoding hypothetical protein (encoded by transcript BESB_063760) produces MEYENRRAKSPRGGSLRQQSARQSRMLSAVANELVQAVEETQTPSSISRIGKFMNIDGHLLQWAASKDMQALKSICKTGNSIAGLLLAHTVHLNKEKEERQLYLLLEKWKSCQLAHDGETGSASGLSFVNLSKTCRLSLYSCHGLSYAGCGFNAVLSGKVARLSHSFGFGSCILMPLRAERQLGGSICGAGKEVVAASPSAWSSARALGIGTAGHRGRSKRPCVSLSPSESFIVFECEQTCVCGASAASSSEQISRANVDVDAAETVEIKKLILRTLIALYKRDEQTSHQTIQPERRRAAEVSSDGARNPEDADDNDDQKVKLSDPSQWGWVDLWQLVIDPRGLEGFNRTCLHIFALTILVYENKVCIKECGKRMHGCASYIVRAVAREQESTACGVATVHRAASCAQPPDSPAMLHINDRGELPSERTRQAILSPWTYGLYQKLCSALQLTPDGEPLVDTKSLLDQLRRRQDRSPTTAQRELPGQDAQQTQHSCQAAGKSVRGASSDSRINRHRRRQTGPATLDACPSILIQRDDDGAHETLKRRKKPRSSSQRVCVSSLRRRSPLESPNAAAQAGEA; encoded by the exons ATGGAGTACGAAAATCGACGCGCcaagtcgccgcgcggcgggtctctgcggcagcagtcTGCGCGGCAGTCCCGCATGCTCAGCGCCGTGGCGAATGAGCTTGTGCAAGCGGTGGAGGAGACCCAGACGCCGTCTTCCATTAGCCGTATTGGCAAATTCATGAACATCGACGGTCACCTGCTTCAATGGGCTGCCAGCAAAGATATGCAG GCACTGAAAAGCATTTGCAAGACTGGCAATAGCATTGCGGGTCTCTTGTTGGCGCACACGGTGCACCTTAACAAGGAAAAGGAGGAGCGACAATTGTACCTCCTCCTCGAGAAATGGAAGAGT TGCCAGCTTGCGCATGATGGAGAGACTGGCAGCGCCTCTGGGCTGTCATTCGTGAACCTGTCCAAGACATGCCGACTCAGTCTGTACTCGTGTCACGGCTTGAGCTACGCGGGCTGCGGATTCAATGCTGTTTTGAGCGGTAAGGTTGCGCGTCTTTCACACTCGTTTGGCTTCGGCTCCTGTATCCTCatgcctctccgcgctgaGCGCCAACTCGGAGGCTCAATCTGTGGCGCCGGGAAGGAGGTGGTCGCGGCAAGCCCTTCTGCATGGTCGAGCGCTCGCGCACTAGGAATAGGCACCGCTGGACACCGTGGACGTTCTAAGCGACCTTGTGTGTCTCTCAGTCCTTCGGAGAGCTTCATCGTTTTTGAATGCGAGCAGAcgtgtgtctgcggcgcctctgcagccagTTCTTCAGAGCAAATATCGAGG GCGAATGTCGACGTGGACGCAGCGGAAACTGTGGAGATCAAGAAGTTGATTTTACGGACCCTCATCGCCCTCTACAAGAGAGATGAGCAAACATCACACCAGACGATTCAGCCTGAAAGGAGAAGAGCTGCTGAAGTCTCCAGTGATGGAGCAAGAAAccccgaagacgccgacgatAACGATGATCAGAAAGTGAAGCTGAGCGATCCCAGCCAGTGGGGTTGGGTCGACCTGTGGCAGCTTGTGATAGACCCCAGAGGCCTGGAGGGCTTCAATCGCACTTGTCTGCATATCTTTGCGTTGACAATACTTGTTTATGAAAACAAGGTGTGTATCAAGGAGTGCGGCAAGCGAATGCACGGATGCGCCAGCTACATCGTGCGA GCTGTCGCGAGGGAGCAAGAGAGCACTGCGTGCGGCGTGGCGACTGTTCATCGGGCTGCGTCGTGTGCGCAGCCCCCAGATTCTCCTGCGATGCTGCATATTAATGACAGAGGCGAGCTTCCGTCGGAGAGGACCCGGCAGGCAATTCTGTCTCCGTGGACCTACGGTCTGTATCAGAAGCTCTGCAGCGCACTGCAGTTGACGCCAGACGGTGAGCCGCTGGTGGACACCAAGTCGCTGCTCGACCAGTtgcgccgcagacaggaTCGTTCGCCGACGACAGCACAGCGGGAGTTGCCAGGGCAAGATGCACAGCAAACTCAGCATTCCTGTCAGGCAGCCGGAAAGAGCGTCCGTGGAGCCAGCAGCGACTCTAGAATCAATCGCCACAGGCGACGCCAGACCGGTCCCGCGACGCTGGATGCTTGCCCTAGTATCTTGATTCAGCGAGACGATGACGGGGCCCACGAGACTCTGAAAAGGCGAAAGAAGCCTCGATCTTCTTCACAGAGGGTGTGCGTCagcagcctgcggcgccgttcTCCACTGGAGTCTCCGAACGCAGCGGCGCAAGCTGGGGAGGCATGA
- a CDS encoding threonine synthase (encoded by transcript BESB_063770), with the protein MKFISTRGSQRRYSFEEAALAGLAEDGGLLMSEYIPAVGVNLQNRWRALPFPTLCAEFLSLFIEPAGELLAFLLQRRTQQTPTGLVVLGATSGDTGSAAIAALKRKSPLLHVVILFPKDRTSEVQRLQMVTTLDSHVHCLEVNGTFDDCQRMVKGVLADKSLQHKLYGATKESGFEYNEGESSLRRKEGVSQATRKEEEASVKPSVQRRWKLCVVNSINCIRILLQAAYWWFSVLRLEQKLTAAPDDGRTVQATGFPPKWRCNIVVPTGNFGNIFSAFLAKQMGAPIGKLLLATNSNDSLACAHECGVYDQRKGVRVTSSPAMDISAASNFERLLFSHCSTPENQDLSGTGPSDYFCKVGPHAETVRAVMERLDIQGYVNLSEGFLEYYRRNFITESVDDAEMKDGIARMNRVYGEVIDPHTAIGYAAYIKHKSRQRSLQEDVPGSSERERDQKASYLGRSNPWLLASTAHFGKFPETVLQIVGPEKYARIPVQLRKLKHMPQRSVTIDPSTESLRRFITKHFLGCAITPDEEAAV; encoded by the exons ATGAAATTCATCAGCACGCGCGGCAGTCAAAGACGGTACAGCTTCGAGGAGGCAGCTCTCGCTG GCCTTGCCGAAGATGGAGGTCTTCTTATGTCTGAATATATCCCAGCAGTTGGCGTGAACTTGCAAAACAGGTGGAG AGCCCTGCCATTCCCCACATTGTGCGCTGAATTTCTTTCCCTCTTCATCGAACCAGCAG GAGAGCTTTTGGCGTTTCTTCTTCAAAGGCGGACACAGCAAACACCAACTGGTTTGGTTGTCCTAGGAGCGACAAGCGGTGACACAGGAAGTGCAGCGATTGCTG CGTTGAAAAGAAAATCGCCGTTGCTTCATGTAGTAATATTGTTCCCCAAAGACCGCACATCCGAAGTTCAGAGGCTGCAGATGGTAACCACACTCGACTCGCATGTGCACTGCCTGGAAGTCAACG GTACATTCGACGATTGCCAGCGGATGGTCAAAGGCGTGCTGGCCGACAAGTCCCTTCAACACAAGCTTTATGGGGCTACCAAAGAAAGTGGATTTGAGTATAATGAAGGCGAATCTTCACTGAGAAGGAAGGAGGGAGTTTCACAAGCCACgaggaaggaagaagaagcatcAGTCAAACCCTCGGTCCAACGACGGTGGAAACTTTGTGTAGTGAATAGCATCAACTGCATTCGCATTCTTCTACAAGCGGCTTATTGGTGGTTTTCTGTGCTACGGCTGGAGCAAAAACTC ACTGCTGCACCGGACGATGGTCGTACAGTGCAGGCTACCGGATTTCCGCCGAAATGGCGCTGCAACATTGTAGTGCCGACAGGAAATTTTGGCAACATATTTTCTGCATTCCTAGCGAAACAAATGGGCGCCCCAATTGGCAAACTTTTGCTGGCCACAAATAGCAACGATAGTCTGGCGTGCGCTCATGAATGCGGAGTGTACGACCAG CGAAAAGGAGTCCGTGTCACGTCTAGTCCTGCAATGGACATCAGTGCTGCCAGCAACTTCGAGCGACTCCTTTTCAGCCATTGCAGCACCCCTGAGAATCAG GACTTGTCGGGGACTGGCCCCTCGGATTATTTTTGCAAAGTTGGACCCCACGCCGAAACTGTACGAGCCGTAATGGAACGCCTCGATATACAAGGCTACGTGAACCTAAGTGAGGGGTTCCTTGAATATTACAGACGCAACTTTATAACGGAGAGCGTGGACGATGCGGAAATGAAAGATGGTATCGCAAGAATGAATCGGGTTTACGGAGAAGTCATTGATCCTCACACAG CGATCGGCTACGCAGCATACATTAAACATAAATCGAGACAACGCTCGCTACAAGAGGACGTGCCTGGAAGTTCAGAGAGGGAGCGCGATCAAAAAGCATCTTACCTTGGAAGAAGCAATCCCTGGTTGCTGGCGTCCACTGCTCATTTCGGAAAATTTCCGGAGACAGTTTTGCAAATTGTTGGACCGGAAAAATACGCCCGCATTCCAGTGCAG CTGCGGAAGCTTAAACACATGCCTCAACGGTCTGTTACTATCGATCCCTCCACCGAGAGCTTGCGACGGTTCATCACCAAACACTTCTTAGGATGTGCGATCACCCCTGATGAGGAAGCAGCCGTCTAG